In one Vanessa tameamea isolate UH-Manoa-2023 chromosome 12, ilVanTame1 primary haplotype, whole genome shotgun sequence genomic region, the following are encoded:
- the LOC113398469 gene encoding ER membrane protein complex subunit 1, which produces MGVLSSNLKPSFLGLLKFLNNMNWFIVFFSLINISVCIYEDQIGKFDWRQTYVGRIKFAQFDTVSTAKKIIVATEENVLAALNLKTGQVVWRHVFETASTGNIQLLHVGEKVTTVTGSNPYLVRGWDSNTGVLIWEWSLTVQNDLTEYSQWWVQNNMLVHVLPVFGSHIEVTMYNLLTGSNRGASSMLPAIWTNERCILTAPHYTCISGPLESQLLLSIDVTSNAVKIISKPLTDYVDIQQTVSVNLRPLGGNSIIPGFVLGNDKIVFIRDNNFEKSKVQLGDKSASATVVDGANGHILVQTWMDDVTGFTLTADSVSTGKEVTDIYCSDKTLNIPKPELLAVMCTRTSREQNACRLLINAADDAVHLMQQGGRALWAREEALSRARAVEFVELPVSDTDAALESEFDQKEGSVWSAFARRLLTQYQQLQNLIRSLQGESAVQKTPSSLVRDYFNLHRIIVIVTDAGKIFGIDNLSGEILWRRYEAGLSAQSASVFTRRSARTPPHHAHLSVVATQRDTGNGFILSLNPITGELIDEGKLILNVRLLQCMMLHVPDSEKLHALVLLDEKENVLVLPSSAAPLVEDVYMYVAEKDTAKVQGYSLRFDGKGVRAQRTWAARLGGAGAARVAATATRSRLEHVRAPGRALADRSVLYKYSNPNLVLFVVERLDPLYKEEVVAVALDVVSGALAGAAAHRRARALPLAAHADNCFVYLYRSEKHRRLELATMELYEGKERWLEPGVPFSSLESNQVPIVEHQAFILPATPTAAAFTITERSLTDRHVLLGLSSGAVVELPWAYLEARRDESLPVAAPELPLPADATLNYNRTLQRVSALHAAPAGLESTSLVLVTGLDLFYTRVAPSKTFDLLKDDFDYYLITIVLSALIVATYSTKYFASRKMLKQAWK; this is translated from the exons ATGGGGGTGCTGTCAAGTAATTTAAAACCCAGTTTTCtgggtttattaaaatttttaaacaacatGAACTGGTTTATTGTgtttttcagtttaattaatatttcagtttGTATTTACGAAGATCAAATCGGAAAATTCGACTG GCGTCAAACTTATGTGGGCAGAATAAAATTTGCTCAGTTTGACACCGTTTCCAccgctaaaaaaataattgtcgcCACAGAGGAGAACGTATTAGCTGCCCTAAATTTGAAGACGG GTCAAGTAGTTTGGCGTCATGTATTTGAAACTGCATCAACCGGTAATATCCAGTTATTGCATGTCGGAGAGAAGGTCACCACAGTTACTGGATCAAATCCTTATCTGGTCAGGGGTTGGGATTCTAACACAG GGGTTCTCATCTGGGAGTGGTCATTGACAGTTCAGAATGATTTAACGGAATATTCACAATGGTGGGTGCAGAACAATATGCTTGTTCATGTTTTGCCAGTATTTGGTTCTCACATTGAAGTCACCATGTATAATCTCCTGACTGGTAGCAATCGTGGTGCTTCATCTATGCTCCCTGCTATCTGGACCAATGAGAG ATGTATTCTCACAGCACCCCACTACACATGTATATCTGGACCATTGGAGAGCCAACTCCTTCTATCCATAGATGTCACATCTAATGCCGTAAAGATTATAAGCAAGCCCCTTACAGATTATGTTGATATCCAACAAACCGTCAGTGTGAATTTGAGGCCTCTTGGAGGTAACAGTATTATTCCAGGTTTTGTCCTAGGCAatgataaaatagtatttataagagataataattttgaaaagtcAAAAGTTCAGTTGGGTGACAAGTCTGCTAGTGCAACTGTTGTTGATGGTGCTAATGGACATATTCTAGTACAAACTTGGATGGATGATGTAACA GGTTTTACTCTCACAGCTGACAGTGTATCCACTGGCAAGGAAGTGACAGATATTTATTGTTCagacaaaacattaaatatacctAAGCCTGAACTTCTAGCAGTGATGTGCACTCGCACTTCGAGAGAACAGAATGCCTGCCGTCTGCTCATCAATGCAGCCGATGATGCAGTACATCTCATGCAGCAAGGAG GGCGGGCGCTGTGGGCGCGCGAGGAGGCGCTGTCGCGCGCGCGCGCCGTGGAGTTCGTGGAGCTGCCCGTGTCCGACACCGACGCCGCGCTCGAGAGCGAGTTCGACCAGAAAGAAG GTTCAGTTTGGTCCGCATTTGCACGTCGGCTGCTCACTCAGTACCAACAGCTGCAGAACTTGATACGCAGCCTGCAGGGAGAGAGCGCCGTGCAGAAGACGCCGTCGTCCCTCGTCAGAGACTACTTCAACCTCCACAGGATTATTGTCATCGTAACCGATGCTGGAAAG ATATTCGGCATAGACAACCTGTCCGGCGAGATCCTGTGGCGCCGCTACGAGGCGGGGCTGAGTGCGCAGTCGGCGAGCGTGTTCACGCGGCGCTCGGCGCGCACGCCGCCGCACCACGCGCACCTCAGCGTCGTCGCCACGCAGCGG gatACAGGAAACGGCTTCATCCTCAGTCTTAACCCTATCACAGGCGAATTAATCGATGAAGGAAAGCTGATATTGAATGTACGTCTACTGCAATGTATGATGCTGCATGTACCTGACTCGGAGAAGTTGCACGCACTTGTGCTATTAGATGAAAAAGAAAATGTGTTg GTACTTCCATCGTCTGCGGCGCCGCTAGTGGAGGACGTGTACATGTATGTCGCCGAAAAAGATACGGCAAAGGTGCAAGGATATTCTTTAAGATTTGATGGAAAA GGCGTGCGCGCGCAGCGCACGTGGGCGGCGCGGctgggcggcgcgggcgcggcgcgcgtgGCGGCCACGGCGACGCGCTCGCGCCTGGAGCACGTGCGCGCGCCCGGCCGCGCGCTGGCCGACCGCAGCGTGCTCTACAAGTACTCCAACCCCAACCTCGTGCTCTTCGTCGTCGAGCGACTCGACCCGCTCTATAAAG AGGAGGTGGTGGCGGTGGCGCTGGACGTGGTGTCGGGCGCgctggcgggcgcggcggcgcacCGGCGGGCGCGCGCGCTGCCGCTCGCCGCGCACGCCGACAACTGCTTCGTGTACCTCTACCGCAGCGAGAAGCATCGTCGCCTAGAACTAG CCACAATGGAATTATACGAGGGTAAGGAGCGATGGTTGGAGCCGGGCGTCCCCTTCAGTTCGCTCGAGTCGAATCAGGTTCCGATAGTGGAACATCAAGCCTTCATCCTTCCCGCTACGCCCACCGCCGCCGCCTTCACGATCACCGAGCGCTCGCTTACCGACCGACACGTGCTCC TGGGCCTGTCTTCGGGTGCGGTAGTGGAGCTTCCGTGGGCGTACCTGGAGGCGCGTCGCGACGAGTCACTGCCGGTAGCCGCGCCCGAGCTGCCGCTGCCGGCGGACGCGACGCTTAACTACAACCGCACGCTGCAGCGCGTCAGCGCGCTGCACGCCGCGCCCGCGGGGCTGGAGTCCACCAGCCTCGTGCTCGTCACCGGCCTGG ACTTGTTCTACACTCGGGTGGCGCCGTCGAAGACCTTCGATCTCCTCAAGGATGACTTCGACTACTACCTGATCACGATAGTGCTGTCGGCGCTCATCGTAGCCACCTACAGTACCAAGTATTTCGCGTCCCGCAAGATGCTCAAGCAGGCATGGAAGTGA